CCACCACATCGGCCCCGTAGGACACCAGGAAGCGCAGGGCCGCCGGGACAAGGGCCCACCAGGCGAAGGCCAGACCGGCCGCGAACAGCACCGTGGAGCCGGCGACGGCGGGGGCCACCAGCCGCCGCTCCCGCCGGGTCAGCCCCGGCAGCACGAAGGCCAGGATCTCGAAGATCACGTAGGGCAGGGCCAGGGTGAGCCCCGCATAGCCGGCCACCTTCAGCGACACGAACAGGAATTCGCCCGGGGCCAGCTGCAGGAAGCGGATCCCCTCGGCCGGCACCTCCAGCAGCCGCACCAGGGGCCGCACCGCCACCAGACAGGCGGCGGCGCCGACCACCACCGCCAGCAGGCTGCGAAGCACCCGCCGGCGGAGCTCCTCGAGGTGCTCCACCAGGCTCATGTGCACCTCGCCGGGGAACTCGCCGGGGAAAGTGTCCTCGGGGATGGGGTCGCTCATGTCCGTTCCGTCTCCGGCAGCCTAGGGGGCGCGGCCAGGAGGCCAGCGGCCCGCTCGGGCACCGCCCACAGCACCTCGCCCCCCCGGTGGCGCA
This genomic stretch from Cyanobium gracile PCC 6307 harbors:
- the tatC gene encoding twin-arginine translocase subunit TatC; translation: MSDPIPEDTFPGEFPGEVHMSLVEHLEELRRRVLRSLLAVVVGAAACLVAVRPLVRLLEVPAEGIRFLQLAPGEFLFVSLKVAGYAGLTLALPYVIFEILAFVLPGLTRRERRLVAPAVAGSTVLFAAGLAFAWWALVPAALRFLVSYGADVVEPIWSIERYLDFVLLLMVATALAFQLPVLQLLLGALGLIDWRTMLGAWRWVVLVAALAGAVLTPSTDPITMLLLTGAITALYLLGVALVALAEGLRPSPSPSA